CCTCCGCTCGCTCCTCGAGCCCCTCGCGAAGCCCCACCTCGTCGAGCTCCTCGCTAAGCTGTGCGTCTCCCTTGCCTCGCCcctttttgttgtctttttttcttaGCCTCTGGATTTCGGAATCGGCGTGAATTAGCACCGTTAGATGACGGGGTGGTCTGGGTTCGGTGGGCATCTTTGATGAATTTCAGTTGACGAATCTCGAGCAGTCTGGGAAAGTAAAAGAACGAGCCTTGAGCGTGATTAATCTGATCGGCGAGGTGAGTGGAAGTGGGGGTTttagggggagggaggggggttGTTTATGCGAAGTTTAGCTGGTATTCTCAAAAGGGTATTCGACGTTTTGGGATTTTCGTTCGTCAGTATTGTTGAATTCATCCTGCGTAATCTGTTTCGGAACCTTGTAATTTTTGCCGTagttttgattatttttgtcTAGTTTATTCACCATAGCTGATTTAAATGGATTTGATGGAACGCGAGTTTAGGAGCTGAGGGCCTGAGTACGTTGGCAGACCGCCGAAAATTTCTATGAGGGGCAAGAAAGTCTTCTCTTTCGGTTTTTCATTATGTGCCAGTAATGTCAAGAACCACCTGCAGCTGCTAGTCTTCTCAAATCTTTGTGGCTAATTAAGTTATGGCCGAACCAGGAGGCTCTGTCTCCGCTTTTATCAATAGGTTAGAGCCATATTCGCATTTCGTTCCTTAGAGGGTCTGcctatatttttttgttaatttgtcGTAACATATCAATGTTTATTGCTGTCCTTTTGATGGTAACATGGTTCCTTCAGACTCCTGAGTCCGGATGAGTCTGGTTCTGACTTGGCTGAATTTGTAATTTAAACTAATAGAAGTCTGATTATCTGGAAAATACTGATTGGGATCAGACCCTTCTTGATTCAAGCTTTTGTATAAAGTTTCGTGGATTATAGCAAATGAGGGATGCTTTCGCCGGTAGCTTTGCTCTTTCCACTTATGTCTGCCTATGTGCAAGGGCAGTCTTGTTTCCATACATGCTTTTACCTGAGAATGTACTGTTTGTGCTAGTGAACTGTATGCCGTGTGATTGACCCTGTGCATGTGTGTTTGTTTGCATGTTGACGAATAAAGAGGATCCCAATACCCTTCGATTgcagaagaaataaaaagtatcGCGAGTGCAGATCCAGTCCACCGAAAGCTTTTTGTCCGTGGCTTGGCCTGGAATACCACTTCAGAAACCTTGTGTGCTGTGAGTGCATTGCTTGCCGCTTGCCGATTGTCTCCGTGTGCCACTGTGTTCGAATTCCCCATCGCGAGCCGTCACAATTGCGAGGGAGAGATATTTATTCCTTAAATGTGCTTTGCTTCTAGATGTTTTCTCCTCATTATTGAAGTTTCAGGAGAGGTCCTAtgcatggatttttttatcttgaAGCAATTgaggacatttttttttgttacaggCCTTTCAAGGTCATGGAGAAATAGAAGAAGGTGCTGTCATTTATGACAAAAACACAGGGAAATCGCGCGGTTATGGTTttattacttacaaaaatatCGAGTCAACTCAAATTGCACTGAGGGCACCTAGCAAAATGATTGATGTATGTATATGCCAGTTTCTCACTTTCTGTAGTTAATGCTATagtgctctctttctctctctctctctctctctctctctctctctctgtgcacgCATTTCTCACCGTTTCAGCTTTTCGCCCTGATAGATGCACTAACACACACTTTTAGTAGAGTCCGAAAACTCTCTGTTGAATGAAATGATAAATTATGGAgattgctatatatatatatatatgacgtTTTGTTAGTGAGTATTTATATCATTTGATTGAAGAATAGATGGAGGACGTAAATCTTAATTCATAAAATCAGCTTTTCTGAAGCATTTTCCATTGATTTTTGGAGGCAGTTTCTAATTGAGATCTCATAGCATTGTAATTAAgagattttttagataaatgcTTCATAAATCAAATTTGAGGCAGAATTACTATAGAAGATCATCTTACTGCTTAGAAGCAGATAAGTCTTTAAGTTTCCCATGTCATAATTATTTGCAGAAGCAATATGCCCATGCTTTTTTCTGTTCAAGATGGTTTCCTCCTTTTGAAAGTTGATAAGGAGAAGTTAATTGCCATCTATTGTTAGGTAGCCATTTCACACATAGAAGCCAGTTTTGTTTGTCCAACACGTAGCACTTCTGTTGACTCTTATAGTAAATAAGTGCGGTTCTTACAAACTTTTAAATTTAGGGAAGGATGGCTGTCTGTAATCTGGCATGTGACGGACTGACTGGGTCAAGTGGTACACCTGATTTAGCTCGGAGGAAGCTATTTATTGGTGGATTGTCACCGGATGTCAGTAGCGAGATGCTGCTCAgtttttttggaagatatggtGATATTGAAGAAGGTTCAGTTGCATATGATAAAGATACAACTGAATCACGGTTGAGtgtttctcttcatcttcagaTACTAATTGAGATTATCTCAGTTACTTTCCTGTGGATGGTCATTATATTGTTCTTGTTTGCAGTGGGTTTGGATTTGTTACTTATAAGGCATCTGAGGCTGCCAAAAAAGCCATTGATGATCCACAAAAGCTACTTGGGGTAGGCGGATAATGAACTAATCGgccttttgcatttgttttatACGCATCATTTATTCCAACACTCAAGTTCTTGCATACATGAAGCCTTACATGTCTTTCTCCTCCATGCCTAATTTAAGGCTTTCTGTGATGGATGGAATCATCTGACTTACTTTTTATGGGATAGATGGATTCACTTGATGAGGCTTCCTTTTTCATTTCAGGGACGGAGCATAACTGTCAAGTATGCAGAATCACATGGACGCAGAACGGCACAGCCACAGCAACCTACTACAATGGTTCCAATGGCACCAATGGCACCAGGATATCCTCAGTCAGGATATCCTCAGACTGGAAAAGCTTATCCTAGCATGGATCCTGGTGGATATCCTTATCCTCAAGCTGCACCAGCTTACCCAGGTGCCGCTTACCCTAGCCCTCCTGCAGCACCTATGCCATATGCGGCACAGCCTCAAATGACTTACCCTCAACTTGCTGTGAAGAAAGACCAACTTGGCGTCGCTCCAACACCGCCTATGGGGATGGGTGGCTATCCTTATTACGGTAACAATTAGTAATCGGCTCAAAAATGGTGTAGCATGGGTGGCTATCCTTATTACACCACACAAGTGCTGCTCACTCTAGCCATCCTGCGGCACCTATGCCATATGCGGCAGTCTCAAATGACTTACCCTCAACTTGCTGTGAAGAAAGACCAGCTTGGCGTCCTTCCGACACTGCCTATGGGGATGGGTTTCTATCCTTATTGCAGTGCCAAGCAGTAATCGACTCAAACATGGTGTAGCATgacccctctccctctctctctctctctgaattgGAAGTTCAAAGTTTTGAATGCTTATTTCTGTATcatttctaatttagtggtgacATCTAGGATGCTTTGATCTTTCTATCCATTGCAATTTATTTCGGAGCAGAGAATATACCTGGAGATTCATAGTTCTCTTTCTAGACTAGTACTTGCACTGTTGCGAGTGTGTTTCAATATCTTGGCTGTCTTGTTCTCCTTAACATGATGGCGAAACTGAGCTTGCTCAGCAAACGAGAGAGGGTCGAACACACCGGAGAAAATACAAATCTTGAGTTTTAAATGTGATTAATGAATATATGGCAAGCGAACTTCGGTCGATCATCGTGCGACTGGTTTCTGCCTCGCAGCTGATTCTAAAGATTTCTTGCACTTAGGCAGCTGTCCATTCATTGTTGGTGTTATTAGTTTTGATTCGTGCTGTTTTCAAGAGAAGCATATGCCTTGAAGGACGAGATTGATCAGGttttttgtcaattcttttTGTTGATCACGGATAACtggcaaattaattaaatatttcctTTGGAACACCAATTCTAGTCCAAGAGTTACTTTCtccaatattttaaaaataagaaaacgcATATACCATCATTAATTAAGTTCTTGAAGAGAACTCTCTTCAACcaagaatatgaaaaaagagGAGGCATGAATAATCATTTAATGGGTTATCAAATGGTCCaagaagaaaacgaaaacaACTGAGGGGGGCAATCCTTAGAGACTTGAATTTATACTTCATAGATTGAGAAGGGTCCCTTGAGCTATGCTGGAAAGATCTTTGGAATAAAATATAGCCGCAAACTCGTCTTATGATGTCAAGTTGGTCCTGCCAGCTCGGGCTTCGCTGTTGATGTAGAGGAGATATGAACGATCAAACGCGTTTCCATGATTTTCCCTTCGTCTTGTTCTCGATTTTGCATCAAATTTCGACAAGATTGGCACTCGATCGAGAAAATGGCTTTGGCACGACGCCAGCACGAGTCCGGGCACGATGATAGGACCAGCATGAGCGTGACGACCCAGTCCAATAATGGGCCGGGCCAGCACAAAACTGGGCTGGGAGAGGTCCGGCCAGGTACAGTAGTGGGCCGGGCCTGGCCTCGGGCCCGGCACGAACTTGGCCACTGTTTCCGACGCTCTTGCTCTTCGTACTCCCCAGCGGAGTGTAAACAGCATTTTCGCAACTCCCGCTGCTCTTCAAATGGAGTTGGCCGAAAGAGCCGAATAAAGCCGTCGCCTGAAGCTCTGGACAATTGAAGCTTCGCCACCAAAGAAATGCACGAGAATTATTCATCTGACCTAGCGCGAACTCATTTTCATCTGCTGAAGCTTCAAAGCTCGAAACTTACGTCTGTTTCgttctcatcttcttcaccgCACGGCACATTTATCAAAATCCTCGGATGGTCACTCATGAGACAAGTACAGAAACATAGACCATTGTCCATTCTCAAATGGGTGTCTCCAAATTTTCTCGAAGACCACTCGCCGTCCTTAAAATTCCGATCTTGGCCCACTGGTTTCGTCCATGGTGCTCATAACCCTAGACTCTACAGGACTAAACGGCCCGTGCCAGCTGAAGAACTTGCCTCTGTCGCGGAATCTGTAAGTAAGATGCCAGCAGAGGCCTACAGTTCTTGGACGCAGACCACATTGATCCGTCAGTAGGCCAGTCCCCCACTTTAGACTCGTGCCGGTCGTGCCGGGCGGCCAAAAGACGGTGCGCAGTAGAAATCTTTGACCATGCTCATCAGCTCGGCTCTCTTCATGTAGTACATCTCCGCTTGCGTCTGCACCTTCCTCGATCAGCTTCCGCatgtcatttttgaattttaaaattaatccacaTTATCCTTTTTCTTCCCTATTGAATATTCAGTGTACTTTCAGAAAATCTAATTTATCGTCTGAGTTGGCGGAGTGACCAGCACGGCTTCGTGCTTTCTCAAGACTGTTGCTGAGCCCCTGTTGTCGAGCAGGTTTCCATGAATCCATTAAATATACTAAACTTAATCTGAATCGTTAGCGCCGGAGAGATTCGCGTAATATCCGCAAGcgatttatcattttcaatgaTCCAAATTCAGTTTAGCACGTGTACTAAACTCATATAATAATTCCTCCTCTTTTCACGGCATGAAAAATTTGAGAAACTTCCAAAACTTTGAATTAACTTTGAATTAACTTTGAATTAGTAGTGTTGTCCCGTCTTTTCAAAAGGACGCCTAGGTGCTATCTAGATGATCTAGAATTTTCGAAAGTGAGCTTTCTAAGGGGCTATTGTGtgtgcaatttaatttttattatttattaggaGAAAAGTATACGTGAGTGTTGTACAATACAAAATCTTTATTAGTCTCGCTATTCAAGAAAGCTATTTTTAAATTCGAAcctttttttattgacttttttgtAGTTATAATAACATAACCAAAAAGATTTCTATGTGAACGAATTAAATTTGCCGGCCATAATTACTTGACTCTTGCCGTTGCACATACCAATGCAAACTCAAGAAGATTTTGTGTCACAAAGTCGATATTTTGTCCCTAGAATGCCTCTAAAAAgtgatattaaaaaattatatataaggTTTTCCATATTGATAACACATGATGATGTGtatgtatataaattttttaagtcTATCAAGTAAATAATTAGCTTTCAAAGATGAGCTCTCTTTGGGATTATTATGTGTACAATTTAAATTATAAGTATTTAATAAGGGAAAAGTGTATGGGGTAGTTGTAGTACACATTTTTAATCCGACAAATATTTTTTCTCCCAAGACTTTTATCTAGTTAAAGTAACgtaataaaaatgatttctttcaaTGCGAATGAATTAAACTTGCTACTTACGTAAATTGTTAGAAGTTTAACAACATGAGGGAGGAGAAATCAAGAGCGAGGAAAAGTTCTTCACTAGTGTTTCTTGGTGGAGTAAGAGACTTCTGTTCCTCATGCCATTGCACGTACGAATGCAGACTCAAgatgattttgatgtaaataaattgatttctacTCTCTAGAGAACCTCCAcaaagtaaaattgaaagatattttATAAGTCATCCCACGTGGACAATATATAATAGTGCGTGTACATTTATATATCTTTAAGTTTATTGATTCAATAATTAGCTCTCAAGAATGGGCACTCTGAGAGGTTATTGTTTGtaaaattgaatttataaattctTATGGTCTTTCTCCAAAAAAGCTAGTTTTTAATTAAACCCTTTTGCCACgatttttatcttataataaccttaaaaaaagatttctttttATGAGAATCGCTTAAATTTACCATGTGCATAGATTGTTAGAAATTTAAAAACTCGGAGGAGAAGAAATTAAGAGCCAAGAAAAGTTCTTCACTAATGTTTCTACTCCTCGCCTTCTCTTCATGCCATGTTCTGGATACTGGACAGGAAATTTCTTGATGCTTAAAAGGTCGTCATCGTGTGGAAACAGGCCACTACTTATTTTCTCTCCCCCCTTTTGAAACCtttctttattctctcttttcacaTGTCTTTTTATCATCCCTTGAATCACTGCGTGCACTTGGGATGTCAGACCTTCggttattgattttcttttgttccctccTGCTTTTCTTTATCGAATCTTGACTTCTACCATGATTCTTCTGCAAATTGAGGAGGTTGTTGTTGTTGGCTAATTTTTCTAGTCAATTTAGATGGTGACGCTAGTTAAAAGATTTCAACATACATTTAAAGAGTGGTTGCGCAATTTTCCACATGAAAGTAATTTGAGAGCATTCAGTATAATTTCTATGAATTTCATCTCTTAATTTAAAaggtttttcataatttatttgattatgAATGTTTCACTTCTGCAATAGGGTTTGCTTTTTATTAAGGGTGAATCATTTTGAAGTGTGGGAGGCGTTGATGTCTCTCTCAAACGTGACTTGAACCAttcatataacttttttttcataACTTTTTGAAACTTAGATAATATTTGAAGAATCCCACCTTTTTCAGGATCCATCTCATATTAATATTTCTACCCCCACGCTTAAGGTACCCATATGCAACGAAGACTTTGAATCgaatatttattatatgatCTTTCTTCCACTATTCAATCGTGGATTGTACCACCGCCATTGGTTGTTCAAGAAGTCGatgatagaaaagtaaaaaaaaaaaaatactttttactCAATCCTAAACAAACAAGCCacgaagtaattttttttatacttaccAACTCCTTTAGAAATATACTGAGATGGAAGAAAAAATCCATATTTTAAAATGTAACAAGAAAATCATAATATAGATCTTTATTCCACATTGTACATTCACatatgatatttaatttttgcTCTTTCTGGCCAAGGGTCTTTTAGCGTGGTCCCTCTAAATACCATTCGCTGATTGTAACGTGATTGTAACATTCTGCATTTCGTCCTAAATTTCATGCAAGTGGTCATAACATACAAATAGTAGAATATACCTCTTTGTAATTTAATGGCTATCAACTCTCGAGGAACAATTCCTGTAGGGACTCTAGAAGCGTCATCTAAAAGAATTCTAGTCTCAAAAACCAGAGAGTTCAATCAAGTTTTTAGTCCATAGAAAGTATATCATTCAATCTAGAAGTTTAGGGACATTTTGAATTTCAGTGTGACAACATGTGAAGTAAAGAATGACTTTCTAACATGAAAGGGGGAAATTCTTCTGGTCAAAGCCGGCCATGTGCCGCACAACCCATCAAGGTCTATCACCTCAAATTAAATAACGTGGTTATTAACCATGCATGGCAATATAAATCATTGCTTTGCGTCTTGTCACTGGGTAAGGCATTCAtaaatttcttatatatattaaacttaaTTTAATCG
This Eucalyptus grandis isolate ANBG69807.140 chromosome 7, ASM1654582v1, whole genome shotgun sequence DNA region includes the following protein-coding sequences:
- the LOC104454343 gene encoding UBP1-associated protein 2C; the encoded protein is MEDLKKRKLDETAGNGGSSDSEENLRSLLEPLAKPHLVELLAKLGSQYPSIAEEIKSIASADPVHRKLFVRGLAWNTTSETLCAAFQGHGEIEEGAVIYDKNTGKSRGYGFITYKNIESTQIALRAPSKMIDGRMAVCNLACDGLTGSSGTPDLARRKLFIGGLSPDVSSEMLLSFFGRYGDIEEGSVAYDKDTTESRGFGFVTYKASEAAKKAIDDPQKLLGGRSITVKYAESHGRRTAQPQQPTTMVPMAPMAPGYPQSGYPQTGKAYPSMDPGGYPYPQAAPAYPGAAYPSPPAAPMPYAAQPQMTYPQLAVKKDQLGVAPTPPMGMGGYPYYGNN